The proteins below come from a single candidate division KSB1 bacterium genomic window:
- a CDS encoding HAD family phosphatase — translation MGRCGAGDSVRGRGKAILCDLGGVVALFDEERIFEKLQQVASVDLREERTARLVAETKELFDRGHLGPREFYDRLREAIGLNVDYPTFTRVWSDNFWPNHEVINLLGTLRGRYRLVLLSNTDPLHWDFIDRSFAVGRLFDALVLSYRVGSIKPERKIFEVALEVAGVKAQDALFVDDTERNVLAARELGIHALLYRPGLDLMREIAKVFAEERDHRLSEGVGDVTPVRK, via the coding sequence TTGGGTCGTTGCGGCGCTGGGGATTCGGTACGAGGCAGAGGAAAGGCAATCCTGTGCGACCTCGGGGGAGTTGTTGCCCTTTTCGATGAGGAGAGGATTTTCGAGAAACTCCAGCAGGTTGCCTCGGTGGATCTGCGGGAGGAGCGCACCGCTCGATTGGTGGCAGAGACCAAGGAGCTTTTCGATCGTGGACATCTGGGTCCCCGCGAGTTCTACGATCGGCTCAGAGAAGCGATCGGGCTCAACGTGGACTATCCCACATTTACGAGGGTTTGGTCGGATAACTTCTGGCCCAATCACGAGGTCATTAACCTGCTGGGAACACTCCGGGGGCGTTATCGGCTGGTTCTGCTGTCCAACACAGACCCTCTCCACTGGGACTTTATTGACCGGTCGTTTGCCGTGGGGCGTCTCTTTGATGCGCTTGTGCTTTCCTATAGGGTGGGGAGCATCAAGCCGGAGAGGAAGATATTCGAGGTAGCATTGGAGGTGGCGGGCGTGAAGGCGCAGGACGCCCTTTTCGTCGACGACACAGAGCGAAATGTGCTGGCGGCCCGGGAACTGGGAATTCACGCGTTGCTCTACCGGCCGGGACTGGACCTGATGAGGGAGATCGCCAAGGTGTTCGCGGAGGAAAGGGATCACCGGCTATCTGAAGGAGTGGGGGACGTAACCCCGGTTCGCAAGTAG
- a CDS encoding PorV/PorQ family protein, with amino-acid sequence MRRPVSLLIVMALLVLAGGSQAAVRKAGINGMPFLKIGVGARQVALGSAVTTLHGTANAMFWNPAGIDLDAGATQVALNHNKWIISLDHEAAAITHGFGNLGTFGLGFIYMGINDIPADRDIAPPGFEYAQIDQATSTTYNYYDAALIVSYAKRLTDRFRMGGNFKLLREHIDDQDVTAFAIDLGAIYETGFRDLTLGARLSNLGSDVEYFAIAVPIPLTFSIGASMSLAREENSAFKVLFDATKPQDAPQLYFAGAEWTFGDWLAVRGGYKFNYSGVKDVNGIMTTDEGASFGAGIKLPMVGATSITLDYAFTDFGIFDNTHRFSLTVGF; translated from the coding sequence ATGAGACGACCAGTCAGCTTGCTGATCGTAATGGCTCTGCTGGTCCTGGCTGGGGGCAGCCAGGCGGCGGTGCGGAAGGCGGGCATTAACGGCATGCCCTTCCTGAAGATCGGCGTCGGCGCGCGTCAGGTGGCCCTCGGGTCCGCCGTGACGACCCTGCACGGCACGGCCAATGCCATGTTCTGGAATCCGGCGGGCATCGACTTGGACGCCGGGGCGACGCAAGTGGCGCTGAACCACAACAAGTGGATCATCAGCCTGGATCACGAGGCGGCGGCGATCACCCACGGATTCGGCAACTTGGGGACCTTTGGGCTCGGCTTCATTTACATGGGCATCAACGACATCCCCGCCGATCGTGACATTGCTCCCCCAGGGTTCGAGTACGCCCAGATTGATCAGGCCACGTCTACTACCTACAACTACTACGATGCCGCACTCATCGTCTCCTACGCCAAGCGCCTCACGGACCGGTTTCGGATGGGTGGAAACTTCAAGCTCCTCCGTGAGCACATTGACGACCAGGACGTTACGGCGTTCGCGATCGACCTGGGCGCCATCTACGAGACAGGTTTCCGGGACCTGACCCTGGGCGCAAGGCTATCCAACCTCGGTAGCGATGTGGAGTACTTCGCCATTGCGGTGCCGATCCCGCTGACCTTCTCCATCGGGGCGTCGATGAGCCTTGCGCGTGAGGAAAACAGCGCATTCAAAGTGCTCTTCGACGCGACGAAGCCCCAGGACGCGCCGCAGCTCTACTTCGCGGGTGCGGAGTGGACCTTCGGAGATTGGCTTGCCGTACGCGGCGGCTACAAGTTCAATTACTCCGGCGTGAAAGACGTGAACGGGATCATGACCACGGACGAAGGCGCGTCGTTCGGCGCCGGAATTAAGCTGCCGATGGTCGGAGCCACCAGCATCACCCTCGATTACGCGTTCACCGACTTCGGCATCTTCGACAACACCCACCGCTTCTCCCTGACCGTAGGATTCTGA